The following DNA comes from Chitinophaga nivalis.
CTTTTCCCAGGGTCCAGCGTCTTGTAGCAGCGCCTCTCTCATAAACTAAACCCAATTTAGATTTTGGTTGAACAGACACAAGTTATAAAAAAAAAGGACTTTATTATATTTCCGCTTCCGCTTATTTTTTTTGTGAGATTATTTTACTGCTCAAAAAACTGATAATCAGATATCTATTTTTTGAAAAAAAATATTCACGCCTGAATTATCTGCTTTTCTTTTATCAGAATAGTTGCTGTAACTGACATTGCCACATTGTTTTATGATTTCCTTCCATGACATCATATCCGCTCCCTATCGCAGATGCTCCCGGGTAAAGGGTTTGATGGCATCTTAACCAACAGGATAGCCGCCGGTTTATTTTCCATTTCAGGTTCCCGTAATACTGCCATCCATTACCATACAGCATGGATACCGCATTATCATACAGTACACTGCTTTCTGCTGCGTAGATGCGGGTATCATAGCTATCGGCAAAAAAACGTGTTATCCTGACATTTACCTGCAAGGGCAGCTGTTGGAAATGATAACTCACTTCCTGGTACAACAACCATCCCTGCTGTATAGCTGCACTAGTATGCCACCGGCTATACTCCAACCTGGTTCGTATTCCTAATTTTTTCCCCGGCTGCCGGCTCCATTGCAAACGTATATGCTGCTGCGTTACAGGCGCAGTTACTTTCATCGGATTGTCCGGCAGTGTGGTATTTTCTTCACTTTGCCGGTAGTGATAAGTGAGTATCGTTGTTACTTTTTTGTTGGGAGTGTAGGTACCTTGTACAAAAAATGTTTTACCGGTACCAGGCGCGTTGGCGCGATACTTCAACCACGGAAACCGGAAGAGATCTGCGTAGGTGTCCAGTTTCAGCCGGGCATGCAGCCTTACCGAAAGCGCCGTATACCATCCATTTTCGTTGACGGTACGGTAATTATCACCGAAGCCTTTAGCATATAAAGCCTGATAGGCACGGTCGTAATAACGATACACCATCGCCATATCTATAGCAGGCGCGATAGTGGTCAGCAAGCCTTGTACGATTGCCGGTTTTCCATTATCACTCCACGCAGCTTCTCCGAAAAGATGTACATTTTTCCAACTACCGGCATAGTCTACACTGGCACCTAATAATTGCTGCCCATTGAAATCAAACTGATTATACGGCAATAATGTTTTCTGCCAACCGGGTACAAAGCTGTGCCAGATCACATTAGCGCCGGCCTGCCATCTGCCGGCAGTAAGCCGGAGATTACCACCGGCACTGCGTTGTTGTACTACACCCCGTTTGGCGATCTCATTAATGGAGCGGTGATAACCACTGCTCATCACTGCGGTAGCAATACGTTCGTCTTCCAATGTATCAGTGCTGCCATCTAGCAGTCGATGTGAAACGAAACCGGTGAGTTGTAATTTTTGCTGTTGCAGGGTTATAGCCGCGCCTCTGAAAAAATAAAATTCGCCGGCAGATGTATAAGGCCGCAAGACCTCCCCTTCTCTTTTTATCTGCATCACAGCAGCTCCTTTTCCATAGGCCTGGGATTGCCAGTTCAACAGGCCCTGCCCCATGCTGATGGTATAGTCACCCAATGCCAGTGCTTTTATTTTTCCGGGGGTATTGATAAAAATATGTGCGCTGTAAAAATCAAAACCCAGTCGTTGGGCGCCTTTAAAAAATGCTTCGCCGGCATCTTTCTCCATGACAACACCGGCACTGATATAATGTGAAAAATTATAACGGTAACGGATAAACATTTTTCCCGGACTTCCCCGGTAATAAGGTAAGGTACTGTCGGTATGCTGATAACCTTTTGCTTTCTCCATGACCTGTCCGTAGCGCATCAGCAAGGAGTGATCACCTTTATGCAGATAGTCGCGCAGGGAATAATGCGGCGCCAAGTCGTTGCCCACCGCTACATATGGCAGGATGCGGCGGATCAGTTCCGGATCAAAACCGGGTATCGCCTGTAGTTCATAAATACTGACCAGTTCTCCCAATAGCTGCCGGTAGCGCAGGAAATTATTGATCTGTACCGGCGTGAGTATACCTAGTGACTGCAGCATGGCTTCATCTGCCCGGTTCAAGGGAATCTTATGCCGGGCCAGCGTATTTAACCGCTGCCATTGTGCATCATCTTCCTGCACCGTGGTGGTATTTTCCATTTCCTGTTCCAGGTTATTTTCCAGCACGGCAGGCATGGGCACTTCCTCCTGGCGGCGGGCAGTGGCCGGCAGCAGGCATAACAGCAGGCCGGTACAACAAATTATTCTGCGGCAGGTGTTGCGGATCGTTGCCATATAATTGTAGTTGCGGGAGTGATACCCAGTTGCGGATGAAAGCTGGCAGTCATATCGATCCGCCAGGCATGCCAGTATACCATTACACCGGCGTTGTGCCGGGGAGGCTGTGCCGCAAAGCCCAGCTGTAAGGCCAAAGCGGGAGTTATCCGGTAATGAGCCGTTGCTTTTACATCTGTGCCGGTGGTTTCCTGACGGCTGACTTCTGTCGCCAGCAGGCAGTTGCGGGAGGCTTCGAAGCCGGCGCCGATGATGTAGGTAACCGGCAATCCGGGTATTTTTTCCAGTTGCCCGCCAACATGAAATTTTTCATCGATGTGCCATAAGCCGCCTATAGTAACAGCTGACCTACCCGACTTCCCATAGCCGGTTACCGCGGTGGTTTCATAACTAAACTGCAGTCCGATGCCGCACCTGTTGCCAAGCGCCCTGCCATAGGAAAGGCTGAGTTGTTGCTGATACCAGTCCGTATTACCCAGGCGGGTAATACCGATACCAAAGGCGCCGGGTTTCACCGGTATAGCTGCTGCAGCTATATACAGCGTAATGCTACGAAGCAGGAACCTGTTTTCTGCATAGCTACCACCCGTGAAGGCCGATATACCTGATAAAGCCGCCGGATGCCGGTATGCGGTAATCGCATCCTGAAAATGCCGGCTGTAGGCACCTATACCGGCATTACTGCCAACAGGCGTTAATAGTGGCTGTGCAGATACTGTCTGCACCCACACCAGGGTTAACAACAATAATTTCATGATGAATGGCTGATTAATAATTCAGGCAAGACTAACGGGAAGCGTATGGTAATCAGGCATCCGTTGCTGCTAATGGTATAACTATAATAGTGGGTATGATAAGATGTGTGAAAAGCTGTTTCATCGTGTAGCGGGTTTAACAATGACGGCCGGTACGTGGCCGGATATGATCAGGTTAACAATACACCGAAGCTACCGAAAGCAACAAAGAAAAGTGTTAATCAAAGGTGAAGGCTACCCATAAAAAAAGAGCAGCTATCACGGTGATAGCTGCTCTTTTTTTATGTCGTGGATCTAAAAAAGTCCGTATAACTGGGAATCGATCCTGGAAATAATTTCTCCGAGGTCTTCATCACTCTCCGGAAATTTATTCTTATCAATATCGATCACCAACAAAGGACCTTCCTTGTATTTTTCGATCCAGTTATTATAATATTCGTTGAGGCGTTTCAGGTAGTCGAGCCGTATATTCTCTTCATACTCTCTTCCTCTTTTCTGAATCTGGGCCACCAGTGTTGGTACGGATGCCTGCAGATAGATCAGCAGGTCCGGTGGTTTCACCATGCTTTTCAGTGTTTCAAAAAAGTTGAAGTAGTTATCGAAGTCCCGTTTGGTCATCAGCCCCATTTCATACAGGTTGGGAGCGAAGATGTGGGCATCTTCATAGATGGTACGGTCCTGGATAACTGTTTCTTTTCCGTTCTGGATTTCCAGTAGTTGTTTCAGCCTTCCGTTCAGAAAATATACCTGCAGGTTGAAAGACCAGCGGGGCATATCTTCATAAAAATCATTCAGATAAGGATTATGCTCAACATCTTCATATTGCGGGTGCCACTTATAATGCCTGCATAGCATTTCGGTAAGTGTGGTTTTGCCTGCGCCGATATTACCGGCGATGGCTATGTGCTTGATCTTGTTCTGTTTTGCCATGCGATGATAGAAGGTAAATACTGAAAATAGCTACAACTACGATTACTGGTAGTAATTGAGACCAATTAGTTTTTTCGCCTGGTGCAAAGTTTGTGCCGCATTTGCCCTCGCTTTTTCTGCACCGGCTTTCATTACTTTTTCCAGGTACTGGGTATCCTGCTGCAGTGCCGCTGCTTTTTCGCGGATAGGTGCAATAAATTTCACCATGTCTTCACCCAGCTGTCCTTTCAGATCACTATAACGGAGAGTACCTGCGTGATATGCTGCGTCAAAAGTAGCAATGCTTTCCGGTGTGGACACCAGTTTCATCAGGTCGAAGAGATTCTGTACGGATTCCGGCATGGGAGCACCTTCCTCTCCAGAGCTGCTATCGGTTTTAGCCTTGCTCAGTTTTTTCCGGATTTGCTCATCAGTGTCAGCCAGGTACAGGGTCGCCATTTCATTTTCACTTTTGCTCATCTTGCCGCCTTTACCGTCCAGGCTGGGGATACGTACCAGTGAATCGCCATAGTTAAACGCCTGCGGTTCCGGGAACAGATCACCATAGCGCTGGTTGAAACGTTGTGCAAAGTTGCGGGCCATTTCCAGGTGTTGTCCCTGATCTTTACCTACCGGCACTTTCACGGCGCGCTGAATTAATATATCCACGCTCATCAATACCGGATACGTCAGCAAACCGGCATTTACGTTATCCGGTTGCAAACGTACCTTATCTTTGAAGGTAGGTACTCTTTCCAGTTCACCAACATAAGCCAGCATATTCATGAGGAGATACAATTCTGCAATCTCCGGAACATCACTTTGTACATACAGCGCCACTTTTTCAGGGTCCAGACCAGAAGCGATATTTTCTGCCAGTACGCGCATTACATTTCCCTTCAGATCTTTCGGATCGGGGTGGGTGGTTAATGAATGCCAGTCTGCCACAAAGAAATAGCAGTCAAAGTCTTCCTGCATCCGGATATAGTTACGGATCGCGCCAAAATAATTGCCTAAATGCAAATAACCGGTGGGGCGAATGCCACTCACCACAATTTCCTTTTTAGTAGCCATAATAGGTCGCAAGTTAAATAAAAAGCTTTAAGCTGAAAGCTCAACCTAAAGCACTTTTAAGGCTTTCTGCACTTAAATGGCCGTTTATCACTAATTTTGGGATACCATCATATTTACTATTTATATTTCATTATCTTTTGATTTAATTTGATTATGGAAGTAAACGACGCCCTGGTACAACAGCTGGCTGAACTGGCCAGGCTGGAATTTAACCAGCAGGAAAAAGCGGAGATACGGGGAGATCTGCAAAGGATGATCACTTTCGTGGAAAAACTCAATGAGCTGGATACTACCCAGGTTGATCCCTTACTCCACCTGACAGAAGATTATAATGTTTTCCGGGAAGATAAAGTGATACCTTCCATTACCCGGGAAGAAGGGCTGCTTAATGCGCCGGCAGCCACAGACGAATATTTCAAGGTGCCGAAAATCATAAAGAAATAACTCCCATGCAAAAGTCCGTTATTCACCTGGAAGCCATCAAAAAAAGTTATTACCTCGGAAAGAATGAACTGCCGGTACTCAAAGGCGTATCGCTGGACATCTTCAAAAATGAGTATGTAGCACTGATGGGACCTTCCGGTTCCGGCAAGTCTACGCTCATGAATATTCTCGGATGTCTGGACACCCCTACCAGCGGTAAATACATTCTGAGCGGACATGACGTTAGTACGATGGCCGACAACGACCTGGCGACTGTACGTGGAAAGGAAATCGGATTTGTATTCCAGCAGTTTAACCTCATGCCGCGCCTGACCGCATTGGAAAACGTGGCAGTGCCCCTGATTTATGCCGGTGTCGGTAAAAAAGAAAGAGAAGAACGTGCCCGGCAAATGCTGGAAAAGGTGAAACTGGGAGACCGCGGTAAACATAAGCCTAATGAGCTGTCCGGCGGACAGTGTCAACGTGTGGCCATTGCCCGTGCGCTGGTTAATAATCCTTCTCTGATTCTGGCCGATGAACCTACCGGAAACCTGGATACCAAAACCTCCGTGGAAATCATGGAGATATTCGGTAACATCCATGCCTCCGGCAATACCGTTGTACTGGTAACCCATGAAGAAGATATTGCGGATCACGCCAGAAGAGTGATACGCCTGCGCGACGGTGTCATTGAATCCGATCGTGTCAATCAGAAAATGGCTGTACTGGGATAATATTCTTTCCTTTACCGGAACATATAAAGCGATTAAAGCGGAACAGAACACAGGTATCCACCTATTCTGTCTCCGCTTTAATCGCTTTATGCATTCCTGCGAATACCTTAATTTGCGATAGAACAATCTTCCAACACATGGCTTTCAAAATATATACTAAAACAGGCGACAAAGGGAAAACGTCCCTGATTGGTGGTACCAAAGTACCCAAAAGCGATATCCGTATCGATGCCTACGGTACGGTAGATGAACTGAACTCCTATATCGGTCTGGTCAACGATTATATGTCCGACCCGGACACCAAAATATTGCTGAAGGAAATACAGGACCGCCTCTTTACCATCGGCGCTGCACTGGCCTGCGATCCGGATAAAGAAACAAAAATGAAAATACCGGATCTGCACGAGGCAGATATCCTGTTGTTGGAAAACAGTATTGATAAAATGAATGAAGACCTGCCTGTGATGAAGTCATTTATCCTGCCGGGCGGCCACGTAGCCGTATCTACCTGCCACATCGCACGCTGCGTATGCCGCCGCACCGAACGGCTCTGCGTAGGTATGCAGGAGCAGGAAATGTTCATTGAACCCCTGGTATTGAAATACATTAACCGCCTCAGTGACTAT
Coding sequences within:
- a CDS encoding ComEA family DNA-binding protein, which encodes MATIRNTCRRIICCTGLLLCLLPATARRQEEVPMPAVLENNLEQEMENTTTVQEDDAQWQRLNTLARHKIPLNRADEAMLQSLGILTPVQINNFLRYRQLLGELVSIYELQAIPGFDPELIRRILPYVAVGNDLAPHYSLRDYLHKGDHSLLMRYGQVMEKAKGYQHTDSTLPYYRGSPGKMFIRYRYNFSHYISAGVVMEKDAGEAFFKGAQRLGFDFYSAHIFINTPGKIKALALGDYTISMGQGLLNWQSQAYGKGAAVMQIKREGEVLRPYTSAGEFYFFRGAAITLQQQKLQLTGFVSHRLLDGSTDTLEDERIATAVMSSGYHRSINEIAKRGVVQQRSAGGNLRLTAGRWQAGANVIWHSFVPGWQKTLLPYNQFDFNGQQLLGASVDYAGSWKNVHLFGEAAWSDNGKPAIVQGLLTTIAPAIDMAMVYRYYDRAYQALYAKGFGDNYRTVNENGWYTALSVRLHARLKLDTYADLFRFPWLKYRANAPGTGKTFFVQGTYTPNKKVTTILTYHYRQSEENTTLPDNPMKVTAPVTQQHIRLQWSRQPGKKLGIRTRLEYSRWHTSAAIQQGWLLYQEVSYHFQQLPLQVNVRITRFFADSYDTRIYAAESSVLYDNAVSMLYGNGWQYYGNLKWKINRRLSCWLRCHQTLYPGASAIGSGYDVMEGNHKTMWQCQLQQLF
- a CDS encoding deoxynucleoside kinase — protein: MAKQNKIKHIAIAGNIGAGKTTLTEMLCRHYKWHPQYEDVEHNPYLNDFYEDMPRWSFNLQVYFLNGRLKQLLEIQNGKETVIQDRTIYEDAHIFAPNLYEMGLMTKRDFDNYFNFFETLKSMVKPPDLLIYLQASVPTLVAQIQKRGREYEENIRLDYLKRLNEYYNNWIEKYKEGPLLVIDIDKNKFPESDEDLGEIISRIDSQLYGLF
- the trpS gene encoding tryptophan--tRNA ligase — its product is MATKKEIVVSGIRPTGYLHLGNYFGAIRNYIRMQEDFDCYFFVADWHSLTTHPDPKDLKGNVMRVLAENIASGLDPEKVALYVQSDVPEIAELYLLMNMLAYVGELERVPTFKDKVRLQPDNVNAGLLTYPVLMSVDILIQRAVKVPVGKDQGQHLEMARNFAQRFNQRYGDLFPEPQAFNYGDSLVRIPSLDGKGGKMSKSENEMATLYLADTDEQIRKKLSKAKTDSSSGEEGAPMPESVQNLFDLMKLVSTPESIATFDAAYHAGTLRYSDLKGQLGEDMVKFIAPIREKAAALQQDTQYLEKVMKAGAEKARANAAQTLHQAKKLIGLNYYQ
- the gatC gene encoding Asp-tRNA(Asn)/Glu-tRNA(Gln) amidotransferase subunit GatC, with product MEVNDALVQQLAELARLEFNQQEKAEIRGDLQRMITFVEKLNELDTTQVDPLLHLTEDYNVFREDKVIPSITREEGLLNAPAATDEYFKVPKIIKK
- a CDS encoding ABC transporter ATP-binding protein; protein product: MQKSVIHLEAIKKSYYLGKNELPVLKGVSLDIFKNEYVALMGPSGSGKSTLMNILGCLDTPTSGKYILSGHDVSTMADNDLATVRGKEIGFVFQQFNLMPRLTALENVAVPLIYAGVGKKEREERARQMLEKVKLGDRGKHKPNELSGGQCQRVAIARALVNNPSLILADEPTGNLDTKTSVEIMEIFGNIHASGNTVVLVTHEEDIADHARRVIRLRDGVIESDRVNQKMAVLG
- a CDS encoding cob(I)yrinic acid a,c-diamide adenosyltransferase, whose product is MAFKIYTKTGDKGKTSLIGGTKVPKSDIRIDAYGTVDELNSYIGLVNDYMSDPDTKILLKEIQDRLFTIGAALACDPDKETKMKIPDLHEADILLLENSIDKMNEDLPVMKSFILPGGHVAVSTCHIARCVCRRTERLCVGMQEQEMFIEPLVLKYINRLSDYLFVLSRWVGQQLGVDEIPWQPRV